In Acropora muricata isolate sample 2 chromosome 13, ASM3666990v1, whole genome shotgun sequence, the DNA window aataaatactttATTATATTAAATGATCAAGCCTTCCGGATGGCGTCCCCTTAATAGATGGACCAATCCCCGTGCAGCTATTTTGATCCGCTCAGCGTCGCTTGGTTCGttagagaacaaagctatgcaaattttgggATCGAAAGTGAAGGGTTgtcctgattggtgcatttggatCCGTTTTGCTTTGCTTGATCAAGGTCAACGTAATGCAAATTTGCGGATCTTTTCgaactcaaatgagttgaacGGGACTTTGAATATTCTCTATAGTGAgtcggggggtccaaatccgctgtgacaccgggaCGACCTCTCCAGTCTTCCAGATACTGGGGAATATGCCACATTGAATACTATTTTTAAAGATGCTAAAGAGACCTTCAAAAAGTGACTCAGCAGCCGCGGCCATTTGGCGCGACGTTATTTTGTCAGGACCACCTGTTTTCTGTTTGATATGAGTTGATTTTAGCTTAATTTGTTCTTCGGAGAAGGCTGCCTGATCCAGAACAGCAGTTCCAGGGTTAACAGATGCTAATGGCTGGTTAAGTGATGCACCAGAATCATGATGAAACTTTTCGTCAAGATATTCCCATCCGCGCTATCTTGTACTAGAGTATTGGCTTTCTCGCGTTTTTTCCCTGAGCTTTACTTACAATTCGCCAGAAAtgttttcgaggatctcggttttctaatttttgtttgtatgtATTCCCAAATTGGttgtaaacaaaaaaatcagTGAATAAGAAAGAAGCAGCACATATGCTTTTTatcctaactttatttctggccgTCTGACCGTTGACTAAATTACTGTCTAACGAACtgttcatgtgatttattatttgcgctctcactcgagtataatatatttgtttataCAGCGTAAGGTAATGCTCGAAAAATACCATTTCCATCACCTAGTGTTTGAATGAGTTTTGAAtgtgtcccaagtggcttagaatgttttgaacaaggCATGTGACGaaaaagcatatagtgatctgaactatgttggacataaaacgataccTTCCTtttaccagatcgcgagaatcgAAACGTGGAAATTTTCGGAACCGAAATCTAATTTACAATGATTCTGTACTGATACACTTTAAATGGCTCCAGAATGTTGACAGACAgtgtcgaggacgcgtccaccgCGATGTGTGAGAAAGTTGAAGCTTCATGTTTGGATACAAAGGAACGCTATGTCTCAATTACCGGCAGCCGGaagaggttttcaaaatactccatgtccgtcagtccgtattttgttgatgtcgagttaatacagatagaaaaaaccgcaTTATATTATGCTGTGTCTTTTTAGATGACTAAGATGTTGCCAAATTCAGTCTTACATTCTGCAGCCGCTCGACAGTTTCGTGACAAGGTGTTCGAAATACTCCGTGTGCGGCAATGGTTTTCCAGTGTTATTTTGaatatattcggtgtatatttataaaattagtcatTTGAAGCTGACGACtgcaagacgagatggcggccttttcgaacagcttgaatgagttcagccaatcagatcacgcgtttagacaataaagagattcaaagaaaaagcaaacgaCCGCATGGacgaatgtgggcctttaacaATTACATTATGGGCTCCGGATTTCTGTGCGGAGACCTCAAGTCGAACCAtctctcttctttcttttaatcttcttcttctgaaactgaATTCTATTAATTATAATtagtgatatttacccaggaagctccactcccccgaaagtggttttcagggaggttcTGCATCCGATTGAATTggaatgttgatttttgaggaggggaaaaccggagaacccggagaaaatcCTCTCGGaccagagtaaagaaccaacaaccaacttaacccactcgtgGCCTGAACAGGGTCCATGTAGGTGGGAGGCGAGTacaatcaccactacgccatccctgctcccatTCTAAAGTTAATATTTCGTAAATGTTTCTACCAACTTCAGAAAAACGGGAAAACATTTTGTTGATTGTCTTCAGCCACTGCATCTGGGACACTGCGCAGTGATAGTGTATGTCGATTTTTTTTGCTAGCCAGATTCATTTTGCAATATTCGTCCCtatcacacggcggccatattgtcctcGGAGACTAAGAATGCTTTGTTTTGCCCCACCCGCCCCCTAAGCCTCGTAGTGGAGCGGGGCTTGGGGTGGTAAATCAAAGCATTTTTAGTCTCCGGGGACAATATGGCCTCCCTGTGATGAAGGCGAATTAGTATTGTTCTAATCTCAGATGTTTGCAATTTGTGTTGTCAGAGAAAAATGGCGTCGGAGCCAAATGCAAACGTTGTAGCCGACCTTAACAAAGCTTTGATGAACGCCAACTCAGGAAATGACAAGAACGAAACAGATTTGTTGATGATGTCTCCAAGCTTGAACTGCCAGTGGGCAGAGTTCCTGACTCCTGCACTATTTTCCATCGCTGTAATGGGACAACTGATCCTGGTAGCCTGGGAAAAGGATTTCTCATTGGAAAACCAAAGGCCAAAGAAAGGCTTCCAATTCATTGACCATCCCAAATCCTTTCGAGCCTGCTTGGTCCAAGTGAGCAGCTCTGGATGGAAAACTTTCAACCAAGCCCACAAtgtaagaaaaatgtttttttttccaacgtTTTCTTTGGTAATAAACTCGGTTGAGTTTGGCTAACGACTGCGTAGAGCATGCAGATCTGGGAAACTCCTCTCGATTGGGACTCCATATTCATCATAGTTCTGTAGTTATTGACATCACCATTGCCTTCAAAAGATTAGGAAATCTGCTCAGTTACTTGATCGAggagacaaaaaaattaaattaatcgCAGTAAAGCTGAACAGAATATACGAGTATATATCGTACATATCAGTAACTCGATTATTCGAGTCGCATCCAAGTTCTcgcaaacacacacacaaaaaaaaagaaatcatgcTTATTGATGAGACTACCAAGTTTACCCTAAGAGGTTTATAGAAGGTCTTTCGAAAGAATAAAGGTCGAGAAATTAAATAAGCGAACATTATAGTATTTGGCAGGTTGactttatatgtatatatgtaaatATCTTATTATCCACTCCCCTCGGGGACGTTTAGCCAGACTGCTTATGGGGCAGTCGACAATGTAATGAGTTATGTATGCCCCATGATATGAATGTGAAATGAGATGGACAATAGGGGTGGTCACTGCCAGGGTTTGTAACGTCCCTGgtggttcttttacgtcccactgAGCCAGATAACGTGAAAGTGTTGTAACTTAGTCGAGGCCAGTGGGTTttgtccttatccgagaagactagcaTGTGTAACCATTTGCAGATAAGACAAAGCAcattctcctcagttattttacaACCCTGAGTGTTGGTGCGGCCGAGGTTCGAACTCACGGTCGGCGCTCCACGAGCTGAGCTAACCGGGCGGTGGAATTaagctgaattttaatttatttgaactgGCTTGCTCTAAAATTAATCAATTTATGAtacacaaattaaaattctatcAGCAAGCACCACTGTTCTTAATTAGAGCCTCCACTCTTAGTGTTTTCGAGTTTTCGAAAAATTATGTTCCCCGTCACCATTTTTCACGGCATAAGCGTGGGCGAGTGCCAACTTAAACTCACCGGGAAAAACGTTTTGccttgaaagaaaaatgaatagACGGGGCCAAATTTACATCTACACATGTGTAATTCTTTTTGCAAAACAAATAGAAAAAGCAAATGTGAAAAccaaaactttaaaatattaataacttagtgttattttcatttatttacctCACAAGAACATGGATGCAATACGAATCAATTCTGCGCGAGTGCTCGATCAGTGGAAGAAAGTTGTTCGTATTCTCGTCCAAGGAAGTGCGGAGGATGTTGAAGACATTCTTCCAAGAGAACTTAGAAATATTGACCGGAAAGCTGAAGAATGCTTGAACTTAGCACAAGCAGCTAATGCGAAGTTTGTGCACATGATGGAACTCACTGCTGAGCTGTTGGAAGTCGTTATAGTTGCGAAGGGACATTATAAACAATCCCAGGAAGAACTCCAAATAAAAAGAGAGATTGCCTTAGCTAAAGAAGAAGCAGCCCGCAAGAAATTGGAAGCTGTGCCACCATCTGTGCCACCATCTTTCAACACAGAGAATTTGATGATTTTAATTACGAAATTGGTGGAggttttttcaacttttcaaaaagGTTCAAAGGCAACTAAAGATGAAGAGTCTGCAGAAATAGAGATTCGAATGGCGAAACTTAAGATGGAAGATTTAGAGGAAGAGTGGTCCTCTGAGGAAGATAGCCCGGACAAAGAGCAAGCATTACAATTGTTGACAAGAGGCTTAGAAATCTGCTCGGAAGCGGAAGCGTTGATGACGCAACTAAACCGCTCGCCTGAAGAAATGGAAGAAATTGCCAAGCAAGCTTTAAACCTAAAAGGAGATGTTCGCAAGTTCTGCACAAAAGCTAAGGCAAAGGCAGgaaaaaatccattttacacCAAGCCTCCGAGACAAGCAAGAAAGATGGCCAACTCTGCAAATTCTTCCTCTTCAAGAGTAGCTGAGTCTGCCATTGAAAGTGTGCGGTTTAAAATCGCAGAAGCAAGAGGTCTTCTGGAAAGACAAGAGCACCGCTACGATCAAAAATGCAAAGAACTGATGAAAGGTAATGAAGAATTAAGCAAAGTGTTACAAAGTCTTGCAGAATTTAGCCCGGAGAAGATTGCCGACTTCGACCAAATTAGAGAAACCATAATAAAAGGTATCAAGGTCCTGGATTCAGTGCGTGAGCAGTGGGAGAAAATGCTCGTGTTTTTCGAGTTCATTACCAACACCATCAAAGTTTGCCAGAAGAAGAGCCTATCAAGCTTTGTTGAATATGCCAAAGTGGGTCAAAAACGGGTGCTGGCTAATGGCTATGCTAGCACGGATTTCATGCGTGATTTGATGTACGAGGAAGTGTGCCATGCAAACACCATGTTCTATGTTGTGTGGTCCATATCCAACACGTACGTGGAAATATCCCGCGATCATCTGATGAGCCGCATTGCAAGTCTTGGCCATTTGATCGCATTGGATCCAGAGAAAGACCGGGCCGCCATTGCAGCAAAGCGAAATGAGCTCATGGAAGGCAGCCAGGAAGCCCAAGAGGCGATAAGGAAGTATGTGTCAGAGGCAAAGGACCAGTTTCACGTAAAGGTGACGAAGAGAATAAAGAAGATTGAAACAGAGCTGTTGAAAGCACTTCCTGCAGAAGATCCAGCCAAAATTGACTCTGTAAAGAATGCCATCAAAGAGGCAGACGAAGAACTTGATGCAGATAAGTTCTGAGGTAATTTAATAACAAAAGTAATAGTAGAAAAATGTATGCGAAGTTTTGACCACCTGGGACTTCTTTTAAGTACACCAGCTGACTCTAGAAGGTCGGCCTGTTATGTTTGTGATTTGAACACTTCGAGCGATTTGAACTACTTACTTTTAGATCTCTTTCCCGTCTTATGGAGTTCTTGTTAGTGTTACACTTTATCGGCCACATTTAGTTATTCCGCTCTCATTCTATTTTGGAATGGTTCCTTTATTGCTGGCTAAAGTAATCTTAGTTCATCGGGAAGCCTATGTCTTCAGCAATAACTGGAATAACGTTTGACCAACACGTGTAGGCGAATTGGACAGATTAGCAAAGGCTCGCTTAGCAGACTTGTTTGAAGTTTCTAGTTTTACACAACTTCACTACTAGATGAAAATTTACCCCTTGAAAATGCTGTTTCTCTTGGCAATTATTGAGAGCTTTTAAAGTGCACTTTAGTACAGCGTCACTGAGTAAGAACGGTACCGTTAGAAAGTTGGAATTCTTCAGTGCAGTTTACGCATCTGGTCTACTGAAAACCAATATTCGTCGTTAAGTATTTATGCAGACGCTAATTTAACAAAAACTATGTTTTATTTCAGACTTGCTGACCTGTGTTGAAGAGTGCAGACATCCAATCTAAGTAGCTGAATGTTCTGGTAAATTATTGCCGCATTAATCATAGCGCAGTTAAAGGGCTTATGATATAAAATCACTTTATAATAAAATGCTGCAGAatttcaaaaataataaattaatctttgtttagaaagcttttttaGGGGGCTTATTGTTAACGTGGGAGTGGGATGGGGCTTTCAAGTGAGGTTTTGCAGGTGTGCTGCTATCAGAACGCATTTTGTAAAGGACTTTGTGCGTGAAAAAATTGTATAATCATTACACCTCTCCTTGGCGGCCCTAGCCTAATTCCTGTCACAACAAAAGACCATCAAATACGTGAATTTGACAGACAGGCCTGGTATAATTAATTATAACTTGTAACCGTGTTTCGTTCATTTTGGTAAATGAAAAGATAAACTACCGTCTTTTCTAGAATAGACGCG includes these proteins:
- the LOC136895537 gene encoding uncharacterized protein codes for the protein MKELFCEVDMVIMPSKAEGFGLIALEALSAGLPILVGKNSGFARAIKNIPLGSYSIVDSDDPAKWAECIEGVRVRHKMVLQENKILKEHYGKDYCWKKQCEELVDRLWKMVYGEADRTPLFSQRGGLDPETSMIGKATAGEEERKMASEPNANVVADLNKALMNANSGNDKNETDLLMMSPSLNCQWAEFLTPALFSIAVMGQLILVAWEKDFSLENQRPKKGFQFIDHPKSFRACLVQVSSSGWKTFNQAHNNMDAIRINSARVLDQWKKVVRILVQGSAEDVEDILPRELRNIDRKAEECLNLAQAANAKFVHMMELTAELLEVVIVAKGHYKQSQEELQIKREIALAKEEAARKKLEAVPPSVPPSFNTENLMILITKLVEVFSTFQKGSKATKDEESAEIEIRMAKLKMEDLEEEWSSEEDSPDKEQALQLLTRGLEICSEAEALMTQLNRSPEEMEEIAKQALNLKGDVRKFCTKAKAKAGKNPFYTKPPRQARKMANSANSSSSRVAESAIESVRFKIAEARGLLERQEHRYDQKCKELMKGNEELSKVLQSLAEFSPEKIADFDQIRETIIKGIKVLDSVREQWEKMLVFFEFITNTIKVCQKKSLSSFVEYAKVGQKRVLANGYASTDFMRDLMYEEVCHANTMFYVVWSISNTYVEISRDHLMSRIASLGHLIALDPEKDRAAIAAKRNELMEGSQEAQEAIRKYVSEAKDQFHVKVTKRIKKIETELLKALPAEDPAKIDSVKNAIKEADEELDADKF